GCCACAAGCGTCTTCATACTGTTTTCCGACATCTTCAGGGTCTGTCCTATGCTGGAGGCCAACACGGAGCCGACCTGCACACTTGGGCCCACCTGTCCCACCGATCCGCCGGAACCTATGCATATAGCGGAAACGACTGTCTTCACAAGCGCCACACGGGGACGCATCATCCCCGCCCTGCGGGCCATCGCGGACATAACCTCCGGCACACCGTGCCCCTTGGCCTCCACGGCATACCTGTTGGCGAGAAAGACGGCCACGACAAGACCCGCACCCGGAATCAGCAGCACCAGCAGCGTGGAGGCGGTAAATCCGCTCTCAAAAAAATTGCTGACGCTATGTATCCCCGCGGCCGGGAAGCTGTCGCCTACGTCCATAAATACATAGTCGTTCGACAGCACTATAAGCCATCTGAGAGCAACCGCGGCCAAACCGACCACGGCACCTATAAGCGCTGCGACTATAACCGTAAAGGTGGGGCCATACGACTTCAGCCGCAGAATAACTTCTGCGAATTTCTTCTCATACTGCCGTAAACGGTCTTTTGAGAAAAAATCCATTTTGCCTGCAAAATTAAGGGTATTCTGGATCAGAAATCAATGATTCTAAAGAATAACATAAAATAACCCCAAACTACGATAAATTCAATTCTGTTTCGGGTATCCCGGACTTTGGCAAAGGGGCCACGGGTAACAGGAACATTTTGCTGAGGCCGGAGGAACTCATTCCAAACCTTCCAAAAATCATCCGCCCACCCGTACGCTACCTGGACCTTTTCTGCCTTTTCGCCGCCACAGGGTATTTATAATCAAAATCCAGTGCCTGTCGAATTTAGGTTGACTTATTCCTGTTTATGTAGTAGATTTCGTCTTAAATTTTTTGTCTGCGGAACGGTATTGTATTAGGTTTAAAAGGAGGAGTGAGATGCGAACGAGGGTAGACCCGGATCTGTGTACCGGCTGTGAGCTGTGTGTGACTACGTGTCCGGAGGTCTTTGAAATGGAAGACGATAAGGCCATAGTGATTGGAAATTCGGTTCCATCGGAAGCAGAGGAAAACTGCAAGAAAGCCGCAGAGGAATGCCCTGTGGAGGCTATAATAATTGAAGAGTAACCGTGGGTAATCTGTCCCAGCTTGTCGAAGGGCAGCATCTTCCTGATGCTGCCTTTTCTTTCTCTAGAGCCTTCGCCCCTTCGCCCTTCTTCTTCTGATTATCGCCCTGCCGCCCTTCGTACGCATCCTGGCCCTGAAACCAAACGACCGCCTCTTCTTCAACGAACTCACTCGTATATTCTTCTTCAAAGCAGTCCCTCCTCAACATAACCAGCCGATAGTGCCTCCAAAGCCTAACAACGTATTCTAAAAGAAAAAGTTTGTCAAGAAGCGATTTGTCATAAGTTAAAGAAAAAAGGGTTGACATGTCCAGATGTAGTTGATAATATTCCTTTGCATTAGTTGTTGAATATCCTAATGTTATGGTGTTTAGCCTATCATAATGAATGCGCTGTGAAAAGAGGGGGGATACAAACTTATGCAAACCGTAACAAAAAGAGACCTCTGCGAGAACATCGCCAGGAAGACAAACGACACCCACACCACTGTCAAGGAAACAGTACAACTGTTCCTTAACGAGGTCATTTCCGAGCTTTCCCAGGGGCATCGCATCGAACTCAGAGATTTTGGAGTCTTTGAGATACGTCAGCGGGCAGCCAGAAAGGCGCGAAACCCGAGGACCGGGGCGGAGGCCTTTGTGCCGGCCAAGAACGTTGTCGTCTTCAAAGTGGGCAAGCTAATGAGAGAGAAGGTCGGCAGTACTATAATGTCCGCATAGCTCTCTGCCTTTCATAAAAAGGCATTACCTTGACCCCTCTGAACACTTTCGCCCTTATGATATCAAACGGGAGCTCGTAACAGGCCCAAGAGTTACAATCAGATAGATGAAGAATGAAGTAGGTATTGTAAGCTCGGTCGACGGCGGTAAGGCTGTAATAGAAATAAACAATGTCTCGCAAGAAGAATGTGCCCGATGCGGAGTTTGTGTCTCGGTCGGTGACACTACCAGATTGTTGGAAGTCGAATCCGTACCTGGACTTGAGGCCGGAGACAAGGTCACTCTCAAAATAGACTCTCCTTCTCTTTACAAAGGGATCTCCATACTTTTCTTCCTCCCTATAGTCTCGTTCATTACCGGCTGCCTCGTAGCGACAAAGATAGACTTTATCCTTCCAGCCGCAACAAACGCAAGGATGGGGCTTACCGGACTCCTTTTCTTCTTAGTCAGCCTGGGCCTGGCCGCTCTCTACGACAGAAAGGCAAAAAGAAATCTGCTCCCGCCGGAGATACTGTCCGTGGAAAATGGACGGTATGACGCTACGGAAAGAAAATATGCGGAAGGAAATTGAAGATTTCGTTGAGGCCCACCGCAAAGAACTCATCCAAACAACCTGTGACCTGATAGCCGCAAATACAGAAAACCCGCCCGGAAGGGAACGCCTGGCCTCCAACGTAGTAGAAGCGTACTTAGATGGTCTGGGTATACGCTATGAGACCTTCGAAAAGAAGCCTGAAAGGACGAACATAGTCGCCCGTGTCGGGGCGGGAAAACCGTCGCTCCTGGTGGCATGCCACCTGGACGTTGTACCCGCGGGCGACGGCTGGGACCATGACCCCTTCAGGGCCACGGTTACCAATGGAAAAATAATCGGCCGCGGGGCCTCAGACAACAAGGGCCAGATGGCCTCCTGCATGGTCCTGATAAAATATCTCAAAGACGTGGAAAACACCCTGAGGGGAGAGTTCATACTTGTCGGGGCGGCCGATGAGGAGAGAGGTTCCACACTGGGGCTTGAGTATCTTCTGGATGAATGCGGCCTCAAGGCCGATTTTGCCGTTATCCCGGACATCTCCCACAATATGAGAAAGATAGACGTCTGTGAAAAGGGGGCGCTGTTTATAGAGATTACGTCGTACGGTAAACAGGCCCACGGCTCACAACCAGAGCGGGGCATCAACGCCATCTGGAACATGGTGGCGTTGCTTAACGAAATCAGGTCGCTACCCTTTAGATGTACCTCCCATCCGCTCTTCACCCCGCCCACACTGAATCTGGGGACCATCGAGGGCGGCGCGGCGAGGAATATAGTACCGGGGAAGTGCCAGGTCGGTTTGGACGTCCGGTATCTCCCCGGTGAGACGAAGGACGAGATAGTAGACCGCGTCAACAAACTTATTGAAAAGGTAAGGCAGGATAACCCCCAGGCACGCTTTGAACTCACGGTAGGCTCTGACCTGCCCCCCTCCGAGGTCTCTCACGACAACCCCCTGATCGGGCCCATCCAGAGACATACGGAGGAAGTCCTGGGCACCAGGCCCGAACTGACCGGACTCTCCGGCGCCACCGTTACAAAACAGCTGCTGGACAAGGGCATAACGGCCGTAGGCTTCGGTCCGGGCGACGAGGAACAGGCCCACGTCGCAAACGAATCTATTGACATACAGCAACTGGTGGATTTCGCGAAGATAATGGCCCTGGTGAGCCGTGAACTATTAAGCTAGAAGAACCTTCCCGCCGACATACCCCTGCCGGCTAGGGCGGCAAGTTGAGTACCAGCAGCCTCGGTTCGGTCATCTCCTCGATGGCGTATTTGACGCCCTCCCGGCCCATTCCGGAGTCCTTCACCCCGCCATAAGGCATATTGTCCGCCCTGAATGTGGGGACGTCATTAACAATGATTCCACCCACCTCAAGCGTCTTGTAGGCAAGGAAGATATTGTTAACGTCACTGGTAAACACGCCTGCCTGGAGCCCGAAACGCGATTGGTTGACCTGTCCAACCGCCTGCTCAAACGAAGAGAACCTGGTTACTGTTACAACCGGCCCGAAGACCTCCTCACAGTTTATCTTCATATCCGGGCTTGTGTCTACGACAACGGCAGGCTCAATGATATTATTCCCGCGCAGTCTGCCGCCCGTAAGGACCTTCGCACCCTGCGACACCGCCTCCTTCAACCACTCGTCCACCCTCTTCGCGGCATCAGGGGTAATAAGCGGCCCGATGGACACATCCTCCTCCATCGGGTCCCCCATCTTCAGGTCCTTTACATGCCCTGTCAGCAGATCAAGGAACTCCTCGTAGACCTTGTCGTGCACGTATAATCTCTGCACGGATATGCAGGTCTGACCACTGTAGACGAACGCCCCGTAGGCTGAGCGCCCGGCCGCCAGTTCCAAGTCTGCATCCGCATCCACTATAGCACCGGCATTCCCACCAAGCTCCAGCACCACCTTCTTTTTTCCCGACAGGGCCTTCAGTCGCCACCCTACTCCAGAACTACCCGTAAACGTCAGCAACTTGAACCTGTCATCCTTCACCATCTTTTCGGCCATGGTTGAATCACACGGCAGTACGCTGAGCGCTCCGTCCGGGAGCCCCGACTCCATGACCACCTCCGCCAGCAGGAGCGCCGTCAGCGGGGTGGTGGAGGTCGGTTTAATTATGATGGTGTTGCCTCCGGCGATTGCCGGGGCGAGCTTGTGACATACAAGATTTATGGGGAAGTTAAACGGTGTTATACCCAGTATCGGGCCTACGGGGAATCGCCTTGTTATGGCCACACGTCCCCTTGCCGATTCCAGCAGGTCGAGCGGGAGTAATTCGCCGCCCACCCGCCTCACCTCCTCAGCGGCCAGCCCCATTATGTGAACAGCCCTCTCTGCCTCCACCCTCGACGCCTTTATCGGCTTGCCGGCCTCAAGGGTTATGATACGGGCAAATTCCTCACTGCGCCGGGCGATACCGGCGCCGATGTTGCGCAGGATTTCTGAGCGCCTGTAGGTGGGTAGTGAGCCCATCTCCTTTACGGCCGCCGCGGCAGCAACTGTGGCGTCCTCTACGTCGCCCTCCGTCGGCCTGTAGGTAATCCCGACCAGGCCGCCGTCATAGGGACTTATTACCTCAAGCGGCTCCTTGGAATCCCGCCACTCACCCGCTACCAGGAATTTATGTTCCGCCATGATATTTACCCCCCTTAAGTAGAACCTTATTATACACAACATTTAAATTATCAAATACTTGAAAATAGAGGCGAAACCGTCTATTCTCACTTATGCGATTTTCCAGGCTCCATCACCTACACTTCGTGTCCCGGACTTACGAAATGCAAGACGTCTCACTTAATGACTGTAAAGGATATTAATTGATATGATTACTTCCATGAAAAAAGCCTCTGTCCCGTTCCTTCTTACAATTATCGCCACACTGTCCCTGCTTGCAACCCCCACGGGCTGTATAGAGACCCAGACAGGCCCACAGGTAACCCGGCAGGAGATTAAGCACGAGACCCAGCGGATTGAGGTAAAAAGGCAGCAGTATAAAAAGGACAGGCGCCTCCACCCCTACGCCGGGTATAGCCTGGCGAAACAAGAACAGATAGTAAATGCCATAGGCCACAGAATCCTCCGGGAATCGGGGATTAATATGAACATAAAATTTACTGTAGACAAGAGCGAGCAAGTTAACGCCGCCGCATCACCCGGTCATATTTTTGTCACCACCGGCATGATGAGATTCGTAAGGTCTGAGGACGAACTGGCCAGTGTAATAGGCCACGAGATAGCCCACCTAACCAACGACCACGTGACAAAGTCCATGATAACCAACGTCCCGGTAATAATTGGCTCTATGATAGCCGACGCCCTGTCACCGGGGAGCGGCAAGGTTGTGCAGATGGGTGGGGGTGTTTTTACCCAGAAATACAGCCGCGACATGGAGAGAGAAGCGGATTATTACGGCATCACCTATGCGCATAATGCGGGATATAACGCGCGGGCCGGCGTATACGTCTGGGAGCGGTTTGCCCTGGAACTCCCACAGAGCCAGCAGGCAAACATCTTCGGCAGCCATCCTACCTCAACAGAGAGGATAATACGCGCGAGAAAGATCGCCGACAGCCTCCAGGGACAGGGTAAGGTAAGTCCGCCTTCACCAAAATAGAAGCTAGAGATTGTAGGGGCAGGTCTTGCGCCTGCCCTGTTTGGGCGACCGCAAGAGTCGCCCCTACGAATGTCGAGCAAGCTCGACCGCTACATACTTTCTTGTGTAGCGTGGCAACTTGCTGGCACGTTAAGACCTTGGGGTGTGTGGCACAGGCTCAAATTTTGCACCCCGCTGCTGGCTGGATTATCAGGCAGTGGCCGCTACCGGTTCTTTTTCGCCCGCGAGGCCGTACTTCTCGATGTTCTCGTCGGCTATCTGCTGGATCTTCTTTATCTCTTCCTCACCGCCGGGTTTTTTAAAAAGATGTTTGAAGCGGCCCTGCATCTTGAGGTATTCGGTGACGGGTTTTTTTGTCTTCGGTATTTTCCTGACCTTTGTCACAACGCCGTTTTCCATCTCAAAAACGGGATAAAGACCCGTCTCAACGGCCACTTTCGCCACCTTAATAGTCAGGGCGGGTTCACTCTTCCAGCCGGGGGGACAGGGTACGTGTATCTGGATGTATTTGGGGCCTTTTATTCCCAGCGCCTTCTTTACCTTCCTCTCAACGTCTTTGGGATATGCGATCGAGGCGGTGGCGACATACGGCGCACCGTGTGCGGCTACTATCGCGGGCATGTCCTTCTTCCGCAGCGGGTTTCCCCACGAGGCCTTTCCTGACGGGCTTGTGCGGGTATCACAGTTAAACGGCGTAAGACCGCTCCTCTGCACGCCCGTGTTCATGTACGCCTCGTTATCGTAGCAGACATAGAGCACGTCGTGGCCCCGTTCCAGCATACCGCTCAGACACTGAAGCCCGATATCGGCCGTGCCGCCGTCGCCACCCTGGGCGATTACTTTGGCCTCGTCCTCTCTGCCAAGGACCTTCAGAGCGACCTCTATGCCAGAGGCAACCGCCGCTGAGTTTTCAAACAGGGAGTGTATGAACGGCACGCCCCATGCGGACTGTGGCCAGCGGGTGGTAAAGACCTCAAGACAGCCCGTGGCGTCCGTGGTGATTATGTTAGGGCCGGCGGCGTCCAGTACAAGCCTCGCGCCCATGGCCTCTCCGCAGCCCGAGCATGCGGTGTGTCCGGGCAGCAGCAGATGCTTCTCCGTCATAAAATCCTATCCTCCTATCAGGGCCTCTTTCAGGTCAACAAACGTGTCTTCACTGCTGCACGTGGCCCTGTTGCTTATCACGTTTAATATGGTCTCTACGTTTATATCCCTGCCGCCGAGGCCGGCGATGTGTCCCTTTATCTGCGGTACGGCCTTCCTGCCGCAAAAGGCGGCCTTTATCTCCATCGTCAGCACGCCCCCGTAACCGGGGGAAAAGGCCCTGTCCATCACCAGAACGTCTTTCGCACCCTCCAGTGCCTTACAAACCTCTTCCTTCGGAAACGGACGGAATGCCCTGACCTTGAGCACGCCGACCTTCTGGCCCTCGCCTCTCAGTTTGTCAACGGCCTCCTTAATAGTGCTGATTATCGAACCCATCGCGACCAGGATTATCTCCGCATCATCTGTCATGTAGGTATCAATTAGTGCCCCCTGGTATCTCCCGATATTTTTTTTAAATTCATCGGCGACCTCGACTATCGCACCGGCCGAATCCATCAGGGCCTTGTCCAACTGGTAGCGGGATTCCATATAGGCCTCCGGACCCAGCATGGCGCCGTACGTCAGGGGATTCTTTGGTGTCAGATAGTACTCGGGCTTATAGGGCGGAAGGAACTCGTCCGCCTCTTCCTGAGAGAGAAGGTCCACCGGTTCGTAGGAATGGGTCAGTACAAAGCCGTCCATGCACACCATCACGGGCAGCAGGACGTCCGGGCGTTCAGCTATCCTGAAGGCCTGGAGGTGCAGGTCGGCCGCTTCTTGAATGTCCTCGGCGTAGAGCTGAATCCATCCCGCGTCCCTGACGGAGATGGAGTCCTGCTGGTCGTTCCATATGTTTATCGGTGAGGACACGGCCCTGTTGGCGCAGGTAAGAACGACGGGCAGTCTCATACCGGAGATATTGAAGAGCACCTCGGTCATAAGCAGCATGCCTTGTGAGGTGGTGGCGGTATACGTGCGCGCGCCTGTGGCGCTCGCCCCGAGGACCACCGACGCCGCGGAGAACTCGCTCTCCACGTTCACAGACTCGGCCTTGAGCCGGCCGTTGGCCACCATGGCAGAGAGTTCCTCAACGATATGCGTCTGCGGTGTTATCGGATATGCCGAGATAACGTTGGGCCTGCAGACCCTTACAACTTCCGCAACGGCCTTTGAACCTTCAGTGAACGTTCTTGCCACCGCTATTTCTCCTCAAGTACCATTTCTATGTCGTCCACGGGACACTCCTCGGCACACATGCCGCATCCCTTACAGTAGTCGGGATCGAAGTCAAACTTCTTCTCCGATATGCGGAGCACACAGCTGTCGGGGCAGACCGTGATACATATATTGCAGTCTATGCAGGTCTTTTGCTTGTAGACCGGCCTGTAATTCCTCCACGAACCCGTATGATTCTTCCTGCTTGTGCCGGACGGAATAATCCCACCAAGGATGACCTTCATTAACTCTTCTCCTTCATCAAATCATAACCCCTTTGGGCAGCAATAAGATTCTTTTTCGCGAGCTCGCTCGGAAACCGGTGTTCAATCGCCTTGCGTATCCCGTCAATACTTATCTGGCCGCTGGCGGCCGCGAAAACACCAAGGATAGTGGTGTTTACTATCGGCAGCCCCAGGGTCTCAATGGCCATCTCAGTCGCGGGCACCGTCTTTATCCGGCTGTTCAGGTTTAACCCAAGCTCCTCGGGTGTCTTCTTCGTGTTTACTATCACAAGTCCATCCGGCTTCAGGCCGTCCAACACCGGTACCGTATCAAGCAACGTGGCGTCTTGAACGATGATGTAGTCCGGGTGGTATATCGGCACCTTGATGCGGATGGGCTTGTCGTCTATTCTTACGTAGGTAACGACGGGAGAACCGGTCCTCTCGGACCCGAACGCGGGCATGGCCTGTGAGTATTTGCCGTCGCTGAAGGCAGCGAAACCAATCAGCTCACCGGAGGTAACTATACCCTGCCCTCCGCGGCCGTGAAGCCTTATCTCTTTCATCTCCCCTCCTCCAGGGTTACCACATGGCATGGCTGGAAAAAATAGCTGGGATTTAATATACGCCCGTAGCAGCCTCGCGCGGACACGTGAATATGTAATTTATATCATTTCCGGGACTTTATCAATCATATTTTTGTGGACTGGTTCGTCCTTAGGGGATACGGGATATGGCTTTATGGCAGGGCTTGTATGTTTATTTTCCTTCTTGTATCCTTGTATCAATGTCCTTTTACGGAAACGAATCATTCCTCGTCAAATATCTCAAACGGGCAGTTGGCCATCTCCATCAGTTTGTTTATGTCCGAGCCAAGGATAAAACGCGACAGGCTGGAGCGCTTTTTCCTGGTAACGATGGCGGTCTGCATCTTCTCCTCCGCCAAGAGTTTCTCACACTCTTCGAAGAAATCGCCCTCACGAAACACCGTCTTACAAGGCACATGCTCTTTATCGGCCATTGCCTTAATTTCACTCAGCAGGAGCTTGCCTCTTTCTTCATACTCTTCGAGGATGTGCCTGTATGCCTCCTCACTTGGCATATAGCCTAAATACGCCTCGTCCTCCAGCTTTCTGAAAATACTCTCCGGAAGCTTACTGTCCATTACAAACAGGACCATGAGCTGCAGGCCCCTCTTCCTGGTCAAATCGATGGCATGGTTTATCGACCTGCAGGAGAGTCTCTGTGTAGATATTATAAGAAGGACATTTTCCACTTCTTTATTATATCCAAACCCTCAAGAAAAAACCAGACGTCATCTTGAGGGCCGATTGTAGTGACTCTTCCAGGAGGCCCCGCACCAGGCCGGCTATTGTACGATGCCATAACCAAGCATGGGCCAGTAGTATTTTGCCACAAGCATAAACACCGCCCAGGCAATGATGTTCATGCACAGACCGGCCTTAACGAAGTCACCCCTGCCGAGAAACCCTGAAGAGTATGCGATTGCAGTCGCGGGAGTACCCATTGGCAGCATGAAGGCCAGCCCCGCTGAGAGGGTTACCGTAAAGGTCATTGTCTCGGGAGATATTCCGTATGTTCCTGCGATGCTCAGGCACACGGGCAACAGCACCGCCACTACAGCGGTGTTGCTCATCACTTCCGTCAGGAACTTGGCCAGGAACGCAATGATGGCCAGAAGCAGCAGGGGATGGTGTGTGGTATTTTCCACCAGGATGCCGGTCAACCAGAACGCGGCGCCGGAAGAATTCATCGCGCTGCCCAGCGCAATCGCCCCGCCATACATCAATATTATGCCCCAGTTCACACGCTGCTCTATCTGCTTCCACTCTACCAGCCTGAGTATAAACAGCAACACCACCGCCCCGAGCGCGGTGTTGGCAAGCCCTATCTGTTCCCGGAAAAATATCCAGCAGAAAATGGTCGCCACCATTATCGCGGTCACGGCATACGCCTCCGGACGCAGTTTGCCCATCGCCGCTCTCTGTTTTGTCAGGGCCCTGTGGGCTACCGTAATGTTCTTAATCTCACAGGGGAAAAATACCCGGAAGATGATTTCCCCAAAAAGCAGCATTACAATTACAATCGGCATATCCGCCACCATCCACTGCCAGAAACCCATCTTCACGCCTTCCACCTCTTCCAGCATCGCTATAGCCAGGGGCGCCCTCGCCCCGCCGAGGAAGGTCGCTATACCGCCTATGACGCAGCCCCAGCACATGGCGAGAAAAAGGGTCTTTCCGTAATTGCTCTTCTTGGGTATAAGCTTCTGTGCCGTCGCAATCTCGAAAACTATCATATACATCATGGCCGCGACGGCGTGCTCTGACATCCAGAAGGACATAAACGCACAGAATAGATATATGGTGCTCCTGAGGGCGATAGGGCTATTGCCAAAGGTCGAGAGGAGGTATACCGCCATGCGGGTGCTTATCCCGTGTTGTGCCAGGATTGCGGCCAGTATGAATGCGCCCAGGATGAAAAAAACCGCCTCATTTCCAAAAAGCGCGTACGCCTCCTTGGTCTCCATCACACCCAGGAGAGATATGAGCAGGATGGCCAGGATGCTGGTTATGTGAAGGGGAATTACATGGCTTATCCACAGACCGGCGCAAAGAACGAAGATAGCCAGCGCCTTATGGCCCTCAGGGGTCAGACCCTCAGGCGTGGGCAACAGAAGTATCCCGCCCGAAACGGCAAACAGGGCTATAATTATCTGATAGGACACGTTGTGCTTTAGAAACCGTGCGGCCCTTCCCAGGCGTGACCCTGCCCCGGTCCCCGCTCTGAGACTTGTACGCTTCTTTTTTAAGACGTGCTCAAGGTTTGATTTGGCCACAAGAACCCCTAGAAGCTCAACAGATATATGCAAACGTCTACTAAACAAGTAGACTTTTCGCCTAAAAAAATTTAGACCCCTAACCTACACGCTGTAAACCGCCCACACGTTCCGTCAGGTCGGCCAGTGTGGTGTCGTCCAGCACCCTGGCGACGGCGTCTCTAACGTCCTGCATAACGCTCTTTACGGCGCACCCCGTCTCTGCCGGACAGCTTTCATATTCGACCCTGCTGACACAGCCCATCGGCGCGATCGTGCCATCCAACACCCTTACAACCTCACCGACTGTAATCCGCTCCGGCGGTTTGGCCAGACTGTATCCGCCCCTCAGACCCATCCTGCTGTGAAGAATCCCCGCCTTCCTGAGGGTAAGGAGGATGTTTTCCAGGAATTTTGTGGGCAGGTTTTCGGCCTCGGATATCTCTTTAATGTG
This genomic stretch from Candidatus Bathyanammoxibius amoris harbors:
- a CDS encoding DASS family sodium-coupled anion symporter is translated as MAKSNLEHVLKKKRTSLRAGTGAGSRLGRAARFLKHNVSYQIIIALFAVSGGILLLPTPEGLTPEGHKALAIFVLCAGLWISHVIPLHITSILAILLISLLGVMETKEAYALFGNEAVFFILGAFILAAILAQHGISTRMAVYLLSTFGNSPIALRSTIYLFCAFMSFWMSEHAVAAMMYMIVFEIATAQKLIPKKSNYGKTLFLAMCWGCVIGGIATFLGGARAPLAIAMLEEVEGVKMGFWQWMVADMPIVIVMLLFGEIIFRVFFPCEIKNITVAHRALTKQRAAMGKLRPEAYAVTAIMVATIFCWIFFREQIGLANTALGAVVLLFILRLVEWKQIEQRVNWGIILMYGGAIALGSAMNSSGAAFWLTGILVENTTHHPLLLLAIIAFLAKFLTEVMSNTAVVAVLLPVCLSIAGTYGISPETMTFTVTLSAGLAFMLPMGTPATAIAYSSGFLGRGDFVKAGLCMNIIAWAVFMLVAKYYWPMLGYGIVQ
- a CDS encoding aldehyde dehydrogenase family protein, whose amino-acid sequence is MAEHKFLVAGEWRDSKEPLEVISPYDGGLVGITYRPTEGDVEDATVAAAAAVKEMGSLPTYRRSEILRNIGAGIARRSEEFARIITLEAGKPIKASRVEAERAVHIMGLAAEEVRRVGGELLPLDLLESARGRVAITRRFPVGPILGITPFNFPINLVCHKLAPAIAGGNTIIIKPTSTTPLTALLLAEVVMESGLPDGALSVLPCDSTMAEKMVKDDRFKLLTFTGSSGVGWRLKALSGKKKVVLELGGNAGAIVDADADLELAAGRSAYGAFVYSGQTCISVQRLYVHDKVYEEFLDLLTGHVKDLKMGDPMEEDVSIGPLITPDAAKRVDEWLKEAVSQGAKVLTGGRLRGNNIIEPAVVVDTSPDMKINCEEVFGPVVTVTRFSSFEQAVGQVNQSRFGLQAGVFTSDVNNIFLAYKTLEVGGIIVNDVPTFRADNMPYGGVKDSGMGREGVKYAIEEMTEPRLLVLNLPP
- a CDS encoding integration host factor subunit beta — protein: MQTVTKRDLCENIARKTNDTHTTVKETVQLFLNEVISELSQGHRIELRDFGVFEIRQRAARKARNPRTGAEAFVPAKNVVVFKVGKLMREKVGSTIMSA
- a CDS encoding thiamine pyrophosphate-dependent enzyme, whose product is MTEKHLLLPGHTACSGCGEAMGARLVLDAAGPNIITTDATGCLEVFTTRWPQSAWGVPFIHSLFENSAAVASGIEVALKVLGREDEAKVIAQGGDGGTADIGLQCLSGMLERGHDVLYVCYDNEAYMNTGVQRSGLTPFNCDTRTSPSGKASWGNPLRKKDMPAIVAAHGAPYVATASIAYPKDVERKVKKALGIKGPKYIQIHVPCPPGWKSEPALTIKVAKVAVETGLYPVFEMENGVVTKVRKIPKTKKPVTEYLKMQGRFKHLFKKPGGEEEIKKIQQIADENIEKYGLAGEKEPVAATA
- a CDS encoding pyruvate ferredoxin oxidoreductase subunit gamma; amino-acid sequence: MKEIRLHGRGGQGIVTSGELIGFAAFSDGKYSQAMPAFGSERTGSPVVTYVRIDDKPIRIKVPIYHPDYIIVQDATLLDTVPVLDGLKPDGLVIVNTKKTPEELGLNLNSRIKTVPATEMAIETLGLPIVNTTILGVFAAASGQISIDGIRKAIEHRFPSELAKKNLIAAQRGYDLMKEKS
- a CDS encoding 4Fe-4S binding protein, whose translation is MKVILGGIIPSGTSRKNHTGSWRNYRPVYKQKTCIDCNICITVCPDSCVLRISEKKFDFDPDYCKGCGMCAEECPVDDIEMVLEEK
- a CDS encoding universal stress protein; the protein is MENVLLIISTQRLSCRSINHAIDLTRKRGLQLMVLFVMDSKLPESIFRKLEDEAYLGYMPSEEAYRHILEEYEERGKLLLSEIKAMADKEHVPCKTVFREGDFFEECEKLLAEEKMQTAIVTRKKRSSLSRFILGSDINKLMEMANCPFEIFDEE
- a CDS encoding ferredoxin, with product MRTRVDPDLCTGCELCVTTCPEVFEMEDDKAIVIGNSVPSEAEENCKKAAEECPVEAIIIEE
- a CDS encoding SoxR reducing system RseC family protein, whose translation is MKNEVGIVSSVDGGKAVIEINNVSQEECARCGVCVSVGDTTRLLEVESVPGLEAGDKVTLKIDSPSLYKGISILFFLPIVSFITGCLVATKIDFILPAATNARMGLTGLLFFLVSLGLAALYDRKAKRNLLPPEILSVENGRYDATERKYAEGN
- the porA gene encoding pyruvate ferredoxin oxidoreductase; translated protein: MARTFTEGSKAVAEVVRVCRPNVISAYPITPQTHIVEELSAMVANGRLKAESVNVESEFSAASVVLGASATGARTYTATTSQGMLLMTEVLFNISGMRLPVVLTCANRAVSSPINIWNDQQDSISVRDAGWIQLYAEDIQEAADLHLQAFRIAERPDVLLPVMVCMDGFVLTHSYEPVDLLSQEEADEFLPPYKPEYYLTPKNPLTYGAMLGPEAYMESRYQLDKALMDSAGAIVEVADEFKKNIGRYQGALIDTYMTDDAEIILVAMGSIISTIKEAVDKLRGEGQKVGVLKVRAFRPFPKEEVCKALEGAKDVLVMDRAFSPGYGGVLTMEIKAAFCGRKAVPQIKGHIAGLGGRDINVETILNVISNRATCSSEDTFVDLKEALIGG
- a CDS encoding ArgE/DapE family deacylase, whose protein sequence is MRKEIEDFVEAHRKELIQTTCDLIAANTENPPGRERLASNVVEAYLDGLGIRYETFEKKPERTNIVARVGAGKPSLLVACHLDVVPAGDGWDHDPFRATVTNGKIIGRGASDNKGQMASCMVLIKYLKDVENTLRGEFILVGAADEERGSTLGLEYLLDECGLKADFAVIPDISHNMRKIDVCEKGALFIEITSYGKQAHGSQPERGINAIWNMVALLNEIRSLPFRCTSHPLFTPPTLNLGTIEGGAARNIVPGKCQVGLDVRYLPGETKDEIVDRVNKLIEKVRQDNPQARFELTVGSDLPPSEVSHDNPLIGPIQRHTEEVLGTRPELTGLSGATVTKQLLDKGITAVGFGPGDEEQAHVANESIDIQQLVDFAKIMALVSRELLS
- a CDS encoding M48 family metallopeptidase, encoding MITSMKKASVPFLLTIIATLSLLATPTGCIETQTGPQVTRQEIKHETQRIEVKRQQYKKDRRLHPYAGYSLAKQEQIVNAIGHRILRESGINMNIKFTVDKSEQVNAAASPGHIFVTTGMMRFVRSEDELASVIGHEIAHLTNDHVTKSMITNVPVIIGSMIADALSPGSGKVVQMGGGVFTQKYSRDMEREADYYGITYAHNAGYNARAGVYVWERFALELPQSQQANIFGSHPTSTERIIRARKIADSLQGQGKVSPPSPK
- a CDS encoding Rrf2 family transcriptional regulator, yielding MKLSKKTDYALRALVRLSLSYKRGSVHIKEISEAENLPTKFLENILLTLRKAGILHSRMGLRGGYSLAKPPERITVGEVVRVLDGTIAPMGCVSRVEYESCPAETGCAVKSVMQDVRDAVARVLDDTTLADLTERVGGLQRVG
- the rpmH gene encoding 50S ribosomal protein L34, which gives rise to MKKNIRVSSLKKRRSFGFRARMRTKGGRAIIRRRRAKGRRL